From Halichondria panicea chromosome 12, odHalPani1.1, whole genome shotgun sequence, a single genomic window includes:
- the LOC135345715 gene encoding prefoldin subunit 4-like, with translation MATLSVNIPSGTATKDIQEVNVSHEDQTNINKFARGSLRLNELAEEIKEKEKELQNLEEAGDELMLADDDEPAVLKVGEVFMQFPNEEVQESVEEAKTALKEGVDKLRESRVEIKKTLAALKVQLYAKFGDNINLEDESDS, from the exons ATGGCAACTCTGTCCGTGAATATTCCGTCTGGTACAGCGACTAAGGACATTCAAGAGGTGAATGTGAGTCATGAGGATCAAACGAACATCAACAAGTTCGCTAGAGGCTCGCTCAGACTTAACGAGCTAGCTGAGGAGATCAAGGAGAAGGAG AAAGAGCTCCAGAACTTAGAGGAGGCTGGTGATGAATTGATGCTGGCAGACGATGATGAACCAGCCGT TCTCAAGGTGGGCGAGGTGTTCATGCAGTTCCCCAATGAGGAGGTACAGGAGAGCGTGGAGGAAGCCAAGACAGCATTGAAAGAGGGGGTGGACAAGTTGAGAGAGTCTCGGGTAGAAATCAAGAAAACACTGGCAGCACTCAAAGTTCAACTCTACGCCAAGTTTGGCGATAATATTAACTTAGAAGATGAAAGCGACTCATAG